The sequence below is a genomic window from Gadus morhua chromosome 12, gadMor3.0, whole genome shotgun sequence.
TGATCACAGAAAACGATGTGATACCTCCAGCATTGTCTTCTGATGCAGATACTTCTCTTGCATGACATCAAATGACTGGATTTTCATTTTTAGGCAAACAGTAAGTCGACCTCATACACTCCTGTCTTCGCCTCAGGTGACAATCCTCCAAGAGGAGCGGAACAGCTTATTAGCAGAGAATGACGTGCTGACCGACCGAGCCAATCAGCTGGACACGTTTGACGACCCGAGCACACCGTCGGGAAGGAAACACAGCCAGCTGCAGCTGCAACTGGAGTCCTTGCAGGAGGAAaccttcaggtgtgtgtgtgtgtgtgtgtgtgtgtgtgtgtgtgtgtgtgtgtgtgtgtgtgtgtgtgtgtgtgtgtgtgtgtgtgtgtgtgtgtgtgtgtgtgtgtgtgtgtgtgtgtttgttttatagtGAACATGCTGCTGTAGATGTTCACCCACGTATATGATGAGTAGAAGATTAAGTGTCtttatctgcgtgtgtgtgtgcgcccgtgtgtgtgcgtgcatggccATGTGGTTCAGATTGGAGGCTGCTAAGGATGACTACCGGATCCACTGTGAGGAGCTAGAGAAGCAGCTCATCGAGGTGCAGCACCGCAACGACGGGCTCACCGGCCTGGCGGAGGAGTCTCGAGCCCTCAAGGATGAGCTGGACATCCTCAGGTCCGTCCCCTCTCTAGCCTCCTGAGAACATACTGTGGTGTACAGTTTTTTATCTAATTGAAATGTGGCGCTGCTTGTACATCATGATCTTAAACTCCTTCCGCTGAGCACTGATTGGTCCGAGCAATTTTACAACTTCGGAATTTTTTATATGGGATGGACGCCAGACTGATCTGCAGAGACAAACGGAATGTGAACTTGCGAGACCGGGATGGTCTCAAGTCtttacatcctctctctctacctgaaTCTCACATTCAGACCTCCGGTGGTCTGCATGACTCACGGCTGGTATGGACACCAgcagtctcacaaatcagacttcagATTAATAATACAAAGtctgatttctgagactcctgGTGTCCATACCAGCAGTCTCAAAAATCTGATTTGAGATTTTTAATCTACCGTCTGAGAGTAGACAAGCTCAAATATGCATGAACGGGGAATATCACTCTCGTTCTTTAAATATTTCTACGACAAATTGAGCACAGCCCGCTCATAATTAGCTAATAACAGCAAACCCAAACTCGGTCAGCACTAGCAAActgtaaacaaataaatatgtttcaaataaacAATGTGTTGACTGGCCCTTGTAGTAATACACTAATTAAAATGTATTGTATCTACTGTCACCCTTGGTAGATTATCTTGAAGCCAGAAAACGTGAAGCAAGCCGTAGCTCCACCCCAGTTGTTTCCAAAAATATAGTATATGGTATCAATAATATAAAAGAACATACGCAGGAAGGGACCAAAGCACAGCGATGGGCAATATAGCGCCCACTCTTGTTGTTTCTGATCGCCGCGCCATCTCAATCCCCACGCACGTGTGCTTCCTATTTGCGGTGTGCTCCCGCAGGAGTTGCTCAGACCGCGCGGTGAAGCTGGAGGCATCGGTGGAAACCTACCGCCGCAAGCTGGAGGACCTGGGAGACCTGCGGCGGCAGGTGaagcagctggaggagaagaacatgacatacatgcacaacaccgtcagcctggaggaggagctgaccaAAGCCAACGCCGCGCGCACTCAACTGGAGACCTACaagagacaggtgtgtgtgtgtgtgtgtgtgtgtgtgtgtgtgtgtgtgtgtgtgtgtgtgtgtgtgtgtgtgtgtgagtgtgagtgataTTAACCATTAACTACCATGATGATTGAAACATAACCGGCCTCCATGAACATTAAATGTTTACCTAAAGTAAAACGTGAATAACCTTGTTTCATACTCTGTGCACCCagacatatgtatatgtatgttgtTGTGATTTCGACCGTGGCCGATTCTTTAATTTGACCTTGGACGCTTGACCCCAGGTCCAGGAGCTCCACAAGAAGTTGTCTGATGAAACGAGGCGAGCCGACAACCTGGCCTACGACATGAAGAAGTTTGAGGAGAAATACGAAACCCTGACGAAGGAGAAAGAGGTAGGGCATGTACGGGCTCTCCCAAATTGTAAACAATATACATTTCTCGTCTCCTGGAGTGTGTTATCTTGACCTTAACAATGTAGTGACATGATTCAGCAAATGGAGGGCACGATAGATTAGTGGTCTCAATGAAAAAGCTAAAAAGTTGATGTGTTTGGCCCACAGAGGGTGATCATTGCGAGAGACTCTCTGAAGGAAACCAACGAGGAACTGCGATGCACACAGGCCCAGCAGGAGCACCTCCGACAAGCAGGTACAAGTTGAGGTTGGAGCCGACTCCGGAGCCCGGGGATGGAGCTCTATTAATGGGGCGTGTGAGACTGCAGCCCGTGGAAGGTTTTCTTAGAGTGTGTGGTTGACATCCTGTACTGTTCCATGGTCTCCCAGGAATGCTTCCGGCTGGAAGCCCCACCCATGAGAACCTGGCGGCTGAGATGATCCCAATAGAACACAGGTAACCCTGTAGAACACAAGCCACCCCCTAGCTGTAGGTCACCCTATCGAACAGAGATAACCCCATAGGACCCAGCTAACTCCATAGCTGTGTAGGTGATCCAATAACATGTAACCCCATAGCTGTAGTTAACCCTATAGAACATGTTACCCCTTAGAACACAGGCAGCCCCTCAGAACACGGGTAACCCCATAGATCACAGGTAACCCCATATAAAACAGGTAATCCCATATAAGACAGGTAAACCTTTAGAACACAGGTTAACTCCATTAAACACAGGTTAACCCCATATAACACAGGTTAACCCCATATAACACAGGTTAACCCTTAGAACACAAGTAACCCCTTAAAACAAACGTAACCCAATGATGTAAGTATAGAACACAGGTAACTAGTCAAACTATTATACATTCACTCAgttaaacatgttgcataagATGTCATCAATGATGCCACATGACTATCATGTTATCAGAGTCCATTTTGAAACGTGCTTCTCTTCACATGACTCGTATTTCCATGTTTTGTACTAATGTACTCAGCTGTCCACAGTTATTGATGTCACATACTTTATAatttttgtgcgtgtgcttttGAGAACCGTGTTTTATTTTGGCCCGCCGGCAGAGAGAAGTTCATCCGCCTACAGCACGAGAACAAGATGCTGCGGCTGCAGCAGGAGGAGTTTGAGAGGGAGAAGATCAGCGATCTGCAGACCCAGCTGGAGGAGTCCCACCGCACACGTAGCGAGCTGGACACCGACAACAGGTCCATgatcccccccccaaccaccataCTGTTATAAGATACATGCTCAATTTAAAACGGCCATAAAAAACATCCACCTAATGGCATACGGTACAGGACGTGCATAGAATTCATTTGAGACGCATTGTAATGAATCCTGCTTAAAAGGCCATTGCACTCATTATTATACCGGTGTTCCCatcctgctccctcctccctgttcGCTGGCTGTGTTGCGGCGTGTCCAGGCTGAGCCGTGAGAGGATGgctgagctgcagcagcaggtggAGGACCTCCAGAAGGCTCTGCAGAGCCAGGCGGCCCAGCCCGACGACGTGAGTACCAGCAGGCCCGCCCCAGCGCTGTGTTGGGCCCCGAGAGCTCAAGATGGGTTCAGAATAAAATAGATTATAAATAAATTATCCACATGTATATAGAGATAATTGACATTAGATTTTGATAAAGGTAAAATGTTAACCAAAACCATGACCTTTTAAAGTTTTGGAATATATAGCGACGTGATGAAATAGTTCACATCATTGTGAAGATGAACAGAACGACAGTAGTAGTTGATTGGTGGTTGAGGCAAAGCTCTACAGTTCAGATCCTAAAACATGCGCACTGTGGAGACCAGTTAAAGACACTTTTGCTGTGTAGAGGTTATTCCAAGCAGATCATCCTCCGTCTGATTATCTGTATCGAAAGGAATGGTTAAcctaatttatttttatttctttttctttttcagtccAACCTGAAGAGGAAACTTGACGCCCACATGTAAGTGTGCTGtctttatgtttttatgttgttgAAGTTCCTAACCATCACCAGTAGATGATAGTCATGCTCCTTCTTTGATCAGTTTGGTGTCCCTCTTCTCCCTCAGGGTGCAGCTGAACGAGGCTCAGGATGAGATTATGAAGAAGAAGGTGCTGTTGGAGGACCTCCAGCCCGACAACACTCAGACCTGTGAGTCCCGTACTGTCCTGCTCTGCTGCACCTCTCTGGTCTTCAGCCCGTTGGAGGCTTCTTCCACATATAGGGAAACCCTAGGACCAATCAGCAATTGGCCGAGGCAGTTTCAAACTGTCTATTCATGACGGATGAGGGGTGCCACAGTCCCCATGATTTCAAAACAATGGCTGTGACCAAGGAAAACGTAGTAAAGAATGAAGCAGTCAAAACGGTTTAATCAGAGGTAGACTGAAGAACAATGTTAAAAGCTGAACCTAGAAGTTAGCAAGGAAGGCTTTTATCTGAGAAGATGTTTTTACATTCAACAAGGATCGGCATGAGACTTGGGTTATCAAAACTGATTGGCTTTAGTATTTTGCACGATGTTCTGCATTGCCCAAATGTTTAATTCAATTCATGCTCAGCAGAGGACATACTGACAGGCTTTGCAAAACTCAAACTTGAATATCTTGATGGATGGTCTCTCCCAAGGCCTGCTGTTTATTGACTGTGAATTCATATTTGTCTGCCAGCGTTGAGGCTGGACGAGCTGATGGCCGCCCTGAAGAAGAAGGACGATGACATGAAGGCCATGGAAGAACGCTACAAGATGTACCTGGAGAAGGCACGCAATGTGAGTCCAAGCGCCCGCACGGTGGCTCACAGCTTTGATTTCACCTTGATTGTGTATTTGCTTTATTTGATTTAGAATTATGTATCTAATTTGGGAGATAAAAGTCTATTGGGCTGAGACTGTGAGAAGGTTTGATGAAATGACTGAACCTCCAACGTGGTCTTCAGGTGATCCGAGCCCTGGATCCCAAACTGAACCCGGCCACCGCAGAGATACAGGCCCTAAAGAGCCTGGTACTAGACCGGGACAGACGGATCCTCACCCTGGAGGTATGACTTCAACCTGGCTACCCGTTGATATCCTGCCCGAGCGATGCTTCTCATCGAGGATGTGATCATCCTCCTGCCTTAATTCAAGCGAGCAGCAGGAGGACCTGCATTTAATATCGCATCCATTGTGATGATAACGGATCCATTGCTCCGCATGACCTGCGTTCCATATGTACTGAAGTTGAGCACAGTGACTGTGTGGTGCAGCGTAGACGGTATAAAGTTTTCCATACTGATGGTTCATCCCCTGTGCCTCACAGCGGGAGTGTGAGCAGGCCAAGCTGAGGGAGTACGAAGAGAAGCTCATTGTCACTGCCTGGTATAATAAGGTAAGACGGTCAACTCAGCAATACCttagacctgtgtgtgtgtgtgtgtgtgtgtgtgtgtgtgtgtgtgtgtgtgtgtgtgtgtgtgtgtgtgtgtgtgtgtgtgtgtgtgtgtgtgtgtgtgtgtgtgtgtgtgttttacatgcttttgtgtgtgtgtgtttacatgcttttgtgtgtgtgtgtttacatgcttttgtgtgtgtgtgtttacatgcttgtgtgtgtgtgtgtgtgtgtgtttacatgcttgtgtgtgtgtgtgtgtgtgtgtgtttacatgcttgtgtgtgtgtgtgtgtttacatgcttgtgtgtgctgtatttacctgtgtgtgtttacatgcttGTGTATAGGCGTGTGTGCTGTGTtaacatgcttgtgtgtgtgcgtgtaggcgTTTGTGTATGAggtcatgtgtgtgttatgttcaCGTCTGAAGAGGTCCTGCAAATCAGGCCTTAACAACGGTTAAAGTgtatttctatgcgtgtgttaAACACGATCCTTTCTACGCCCAGAGTCTGAGCTTCCATAAGCTGGCCATGGAGGCTCGCCTGGGGGACCGTTCCGCCTCCTCGCTGCCCCTGGGTCTGTCCTTCCTGTCCCAGCAGCGCCAGGTCACCAACGCCACACGCCGGATTCTGCCAGTCAACATGCCCGCCTCCACTACCAAGTAGACCCGACCCTCCCAACCTGCCACTGTTCGGTCATCGATCCACTCTCTTGTAATCGACATGTAAGCACACATAGAAGCAAGCAAACACTTAAGTGGCCTTATACCTTTCTAAGAGCTGCTCATGTCGGCCATCCCTCCAATGGCTGATGGTCTATTGCTTGAATGAAGCTCCGCCTCTGAGGTCGTCGTGTGCGTTTCAAACTGTTCCACTGGAcactggctggggggggggtgaatacATGAATGGACATTGCAGAACTCGTGGGCGTGTGCGTAAGTGCTCACCTTTCCAGATTGCACTGATAAACCAATGCTCACTCCCTCAATGACTTCTGACATTTGAATTGGGGTTATTTACCAGAAGCCTCTGTAACCTGGGTAGTACTTGGTACTTTGTCATGCATATTAGTATATACTTTGCTATGTATACTACTAGGTACATTCATGTATTTTACTAGGTACTTTGCTATGTATACAACTAGGTACTTTAATGTATACTACTAGGTGCTTTGCTATGTATACTACTAGGCACTTAATCTGACAATCCCTTTCTTAGCTGCTTTCGATTTTCATGGTCTTTAATTGTTAGAAAGCGCATGAATGCAGAATCATATTATAAACAAATGCCTACTATATGAATGTGATCACAACTTTAAAAATGAAGTTCAATCTAATGCCAGCTAAAGATTATTTAAAATGAATGGTAATGTGAAATTGTACTGATACCCTATGCAGCTATAAAAGGCTCTTGCCTTGTAATTCAGAAgataaataattatattgtaACCAATACATCTATAACACAGTGGCATTTATTATGTCACGTTCTGGTGCTGGTCACCAGCTGCAACTACAGGTCCATTTCaggtttttttattgaaaaaaatgaaGACAAGCTTATTCCTTAAACATGGATCTATTTGGTATGTCATGTTTACTAAGAAAGGTCTGAGACTACAAGCCTCTTAATCTAAACAAATTCATTCAGGCCCGTTTCAGTTccccattcttcttttgtttgattgtttccTCTACTTGTACTTTGTTTTGTCCGCATTAATCAATGGACTGATATAAATTGGTATAATGCTCTGGTAATTAAGATTGTGTAACCTTTGGACCCAAATGTCCTCATGGTTTAGCGTCTATACTTTACCTGCTAAATTCATACAATCACCTTTCTCCGATTGGAAGTAGGGAACTGTCAACGCTTTCCCTGAGGTAAACTGTGGGTGGAAGAATGTAACTTGAGATAGAAATTCAACAGGTGAAGGAACAGAACCGCTCTGTTGGATATGTCAACGTAGCTTTGGTTTAGATGCTTTCTTGCATGCATTTGTGAGAGAACATTAAACAtttctttgtctttcttcttgcgatgttgatttgattgtttgtttgttcctttGCAGTGAATTATACTAATTAGACCTACTCATTTGAAGGCAAATTCATTGAAACAATGCTAATGATCAAATATAGCACtttgtatcaaatatattacTAATGTGTTTTAGAAATTTAATAAgagtgattatatatatatatatatatatatatatatatatatatatatatatatatatatatatatatatatatatatatatatatatatatatatatatatatgtatatatgtgtg
It includes:
- the hook1 gene encoding protein Hook homolog 1 isoform X2, whose product is MNNLKKILQMMVDYYNEVLGEQMSDFPLPDVALVAEHTDPLNTGRLLQLILGCAVKCDRKQEYIQIIMTLEESVQHVVMTAIQELMSRETVCYSGSEQPGDLEQQLKKTREDFASLSAEKEELAQRCQELDVQVTILQEERNSLLAENDVLTDRANQLDTFDDPSTPSGRKHSQLQLQLESLQEETFRLEAAKDDYRIHCEELEKQLIEVQHRNDGLTGLAEESRALKDELDILRSCSDRAVKLEASVETYRRKLEDLGDLRRQVKQLEEKNMTYMHNTVSLEEELTKANAARTQLETYKRQVQELHKKLSDETRRADNLAYDMKKFEEKYETLTKEKERVIIARDSLKETNEELRCTQAQQEHLRQAGMLPAGSPTHENLAAEMIPIEHREKFIRLQHENKMLRLQQEEFEREKISDLQTQLEESHRTRSELDTDNRLSRERMAELQQQVEDLQKALQSQAAQPDDSNLKRKLDAHMVQLNEAQDEIMKKKVLLEDLQPDNTQTSLRLDELMAALKKKDDDMKAMEERYKMYLEKARNVIRALDPKLNPATAEIQALKSLVLDRDRRILTLERECEQAKLREYEEKLIVTAWYNKSLSFHKLAMEARLGDRSASSLPLGLSFLSQQRQVTNATRRILPVNMPASTTK
- the hook1 gene encoding protein Hook homolog 1 isoform X1 translates to MDDNKAVLCESLLIWLQTFNTPSSCSTLTELTNGEAMSQALHHIDSVWFSKSWLGRIKPDVGDNWRLKMNNLKKILQMMVDYYNEVLGEQMSDFPLPDVALVAEHTDPLNTGRLLQLILGCAVKCDRKQEYIQIIMTLEESVQHVVMTAIQELMSRETVCYSGSEQPGDLEQQLKKTREDFASLSAEKEELAQRCQELDVQVTILQEERNSLLAENDVLTDRANQLDTFDDPSTPSGRKHSQLQLQLESLQEETFRLEAAKDDYRIHCEELEKQLIEVQHRNDGLTGLAEESRALKDELDILRSCSDRAVKLEASVETYRRKLEDLGDLRRQVKQLEEKNMTYMHNTVSLEEELTKANAARTQLETYKRQVQELHKKLSDETRRADNLAYDMKKFEEKYETLTKEKERVIIARDSLKETNEELRCTQAQQEHLRQAGMLPAGSPTHENLAAEMIPIEHREKFIRLQHENKMLRLQQEEFEREKISDLQTQLEESHRTRSELDTDNRLSRERMAELQQQVEDLQKALQSQAAQPDDSNLKRKLDAHMVQLNEAQDEIMKKKVLLEDLQPDNTQTSLRLDELMAALKKKDDDMKAMEERYKMYLEKARNVIRALDPKLNPATAEIQALKSLVLDRDRRILTLERECEQAKLREYEEKLIVTAWYNKSLSFHKLAMEARLGDRSASSLPLGLSFLSQQRQVTNATRRILPVNMPASTTK